In Mytilus edulis chromosome 7, xbMytEdul2.2, whole genome shotgun sequence, a single genomic region encodes these proteins:
- the LOC139530031 gene encoding uncharacterized protein, which yields MRQTKYNTVKTLAVILVGLMMVKIFIPEMHSELDNKVVVNQIELNFNNNSHKQRQESERSKEGIKENSHKNFKFFIYDLPSSLNKDIIPCVMKRLGNCFGLLSHGFGIEMFRTGKHQDISVRSTNQFSLEVVMHNKLLHNRLRTMNMSEADIFYIPAYLGLMSFCNRKETKDRIQILKRFLAKSDFFLRGLPHFSSASKIEREMYFYFNEGFTKTITFLGIEKQRSQIENTHVITVPYPSYLHHDLGGQSYLTTELSERDIFILLAAGERRSNRDRAKLMDQFEITTKMSYSAFKNHKRGKSSDMVLFFTNECSARAIENTIPWMLKSVFCLQPPGDSPTRKSFYDAMLSGCIPVILTEGQYNPYPFQRFLKYDDFSVLIPLRNITSENQSIYTILRGIQRSEIERLYKNIRLVAKFYQYSLIGKGKFNESDALQPIFAELAHAYNLNYSSD from the exons ATGAGACAGACGAAATACAACACAGTGAAAACTTTAGCTGTTATATTAGTGGGATTAATGATGGTAAAGATATTTATTCCTGAAAT gcATAGTGAGCTAGATAACAAAGTTGTTGTTAACCAAATTGAACTGAACTTTAATAACAACAGTCACAAACAAAGACAGGAATCTGAAAGGAGTAAAGAAGGGATAAAAGAAAACAGCCATaagaattttaagttttttatatacGACTTACCTTCGTCACTTAATAAAGACATAATACCATGCGTTATGAAAAGACTAGGAAATTGCTTTGGCTTGCTCAGCCATGGGTTTGGAATTGAAATGTTCCGAACCGGAAAACATCAGGATATATCTGTGCGGAGCACAAATCAATTTAGCCTTGAAGTGGTCATGCATAACAAACTTCTACATAATCGTTTACGTACCATGAATATGTCTGAAGCTGATATATTTTACATACCGGCCTACCTAGGATTGATGTCCTTTTGTAACAGAAAAGAAACTAAAGATagaattcaaatattaaaacggTTTCTTgcaaaaagtgatttttttctccGAGGACTACCACATTTTTCATCAGCCTCTAAAATAGAGCGtgaaatgtatttctattttaatGAAGGTTTTACTAAAACTATAACTTTTCTTGGTATTGAAAAGCAACGAAGTCAGATTGAAAATACGCATGTTATTACTGTTCCTTATCCATCCTATTTGCATCATGATTTAGGGGGTCAATCGTATTTAACAACAGAACTTTCAGAAAGAGATATTTTCATACTGTTGGCAGCAGGAGAGAGGCGAAGCAATCGAGATCGAGCTAAACTGATGGATCAATTTGAAATTACTACTAAAATGTCTTATTCTGCGTTCAAAAATCACAAACGGGGTAAATCATCAGATATGGTTTTATTCTTTACGAACGAATGTAGTGCTAGGGCAATAGAAAACACTATACCATGGATGctaaaatctgtattttgtttgCAACCGCCAGGGGACTCACCGACTAGAAAATCATTTTACGACGCTATGTTAAGTGGATGCATACCTGTTATATTAACAGAGGGGCAATACAATCCGTACCCTTTCCAAAGATTTTTGAAATACGATGATTTTTCGGTGTTGATACCCTTAAGGAACATAACTTCAGAGAATCAAAGTATTTATACCATACTTAGAGGAATTCAGAGAAGTGAAATTGAAAGATTATACAAAAACATTCGCCTAGTGgctaaattttatcaatattctTTAATAGGAAAAGGGAAGTTCAATGAAAGTGACGCTCTTCAACCTATATTTGCTGAGTTGGCTCATGCCTATAATCTGAACTATTCTTCGGACTAA
- the LOC139530033 gene encoding uncharacterized protein — protein MNLPLVTIVLTTVVVIVKNHECKDYDLSASDQSLIDMMKHYLHTSRKEESSYHASKPADTGVTYVHWGKKSCPKGADIVYTGQVGGTDHKIKGGGVNYLCLPGDPENGLHQSYGNTQVYGSEYELGSSYKPSGWSESMNNKEVPCAVCYKKHRSTVLMIPGRKTCYKGWISEYQGYLMSDHVNHFKKDFACFDRNAEPLDNKNGDENGALFYALRTKCGSLRCPPYSNEADLLCVVCTK, from the exons ATGAATTTACCATTAGTGACAATAGTGCTGACAACTGTTGTTGTAATTGTCAAAAACCATGAATGTAAAGACTATGACCTATCGGCATCAGATCAGTCTCTGATAGATATGATGAAACATTATCTTCACACGTCAAGGAAAGAAGAAAGTTCATATCATGCAAGCAAACCTGCTGATACAG GAGTGACGTACGTGCATTGGGGTAAGAAAAGTTGTCCAAAAGGAGCGGATATAGTGTATACAG GACAAGTTGGTGGTACCGATCATAAAATTAAAGGAGGTGGTGTGAACTATTTGTGTCTCCCTGGTGACCCAGAGAATGGACTGCATCAATCATATGGCAATACTCAAGTATATGGTAGTGAATATGAACTTGGTTCATCATACAAGCCATCCGGATGGTCTGAAAGTATGAACAACAAGGAGGTACCATGTGCTGTATGTTACAAAAAACACAGATCAACGGTCCTGATGATACCAG gtCGAAAGACTTGTTATAAAGGATGGATCTCAGAATATCAAGGTTATCTGATGAGTGACCAcgtaaatcattttaaaaaagacTTCGCTTGTTTTGATAGAAATGCAGAACCGTTGGATAATAAAAATGGAGATGAAAACGGAGCTTTGTTTTATGCTCTCCGGACCAAATGTGGCAGTTTGAGATGTCCACCGTATTCAAATGAAGCAGACTTACTTTGTGTTGTTTGTACAAAGTAG